Below is a genomic region from Deltaproteobacteria bacterium.
GGTGGTCGATCTTCCGATGAGCGTGCCTACCAGGTCTAATCTCCGGCTCAAAAACGCTTTTCAGGATCTGGATAAGGTCGTCCATGGGTTGATTGCGAAACGGCGAGAAGCTGGTGTGAACACGAAGGACCTGCTGAGCATGCTTTTGCAGGTTAAAGATGCTGATACCGGCGAAGGCATGAACGACCAACAACTTCGTGATGAAGTGATGACCATGTTTTTAGCGGGTCATGAGACAAGTTCGAATGCCTTGGTGTGGACATGGCATTTACTAAGCCGTAATCCAGCAGTCGCTCGTAAACTTAAAGCCGAGCTCGACGAAGTCTTGGGTGGCCGTGCACCCACCCTCGATGACTTGCCTAAACTAGTTTATACGGAAAAGGTTTTGCATGAGAGCATGCGACTCTTTCCACCCGTGTGGGGTTTTTCACGGATGGCCGAGGAAGATGATGTCATTGGTGGTTATCGGATCCCTAAAGGGACTTGGGTCTTTGTGAGTCAGTATCTAACCCATCGCATACCCGAATATTTTGAAAACCCCGAAGGTTTTGATCCCGACCGTTTCCATGACGGTTTTATGGAGTCGTTGCCAAAATGTGCTTATTTCCCGTTTGGCGCAGGTGCCCGCCAATGCATCGGCAATAATTTCGCTTTGATGGAAATCAAAATAATTCTGGCCACGCTTGCTCAACAATTCCAATTCTTTTTGGAGGAAGGCCATTCGGTTGTGGCTAAACCCTTGATTACGTTACGACCACTCAATGGATTGAGGATGCGAGTGGTGGGCTATCCGGATGCAGAGTCGCCCGCAAAGGCTTGATTATTACCCGCTCTTCACGGTAGCGAGGTTTCAAGGCTCTTGTTATAGAGTCTTAGGCTTAACTTTTCGGTGAGAGATAGACGTGGAATTTCGGGATTACTATGACATTCTAGGCGTGGCGCGCGGCGCAACGCAGGATGAAATCAAAAAAGCATTTCGGCAAAAGTCTAGGTTGTATCACCCAGATGTTAGCAAAGAAGAAAACGCTGAAGACAAATTTAAGCAAGTAGGCGAAGCCTACGAAGTGCTCAAAGATCCCGAAACACGCAATCGTTACGACATGCTGGGTGCTAACTACAAGCACGGCCAAAACGTGAACCCACCACCTGGTTGGCAAGGCTACGACTTCGGCCAAGGCGGTGGTGGATTTGGCGGCGGGGCACCCGGTGGTGCG
It encodes:
- a CDS encoding cytochrome P450, whose amino-acid sequence is MANSDNSDTEALVPSELSLPPGPPRNWPGGDFKAMRSNGAGHLLSLVKKYGDVCRFHLGPQPVVVVRRPEHVRQVLVEKARQYSKETRGFQKLAMILGQGLVTSSGELWRKQRRIMQPAFHRKQIADFAEIMGRISREAVEKLRPYSISGEVIDIDQAMMGLTLEVVSEALLGEHLENEADLVADAVEVVQQEVNRRIMSVVDLPMSVPTRSNLRLKNAFQDLDKVVHGLIAKRREAGVNTKDLLSMLLQVKDADTGEGMNDQQLRDEVMTMFLAGHETSSNALVWTWHLLSRNPAVARKLKAELDEVLGGRAPTLDDLPKLVYTEKVLHESMRLFPPVWGFSRMAEEDDVIGGYRIPKGTWVFVSQYLTHRIPEYFENPEGFDPDRFHDGFMESLPKCAYFPFGAGARQCIGNNFALMEIKIILATLAQQFQFFLEEGHSVVAKPLITLRPLNGLRMRVVGYPDAESPAKA